One stretch of Pigmentiphaga aceris DNA includes these proteins:
- a CDS encoding dihydrodipicolinate synthase family protein gives MFTGLSAFPLTPMNEDGIDEAGFITLVERLAAAGVDSIGALGSTGSYAYLSRAERARVAQLAVAHAGQTPVMVGIGSLRTRDVLNLTEDAQKAGVSGVLLAPVSYQKLSADEVFGLFETVSRNLSVPLCVYDNPGTTHFEFTDELHGRIAQLPNVASIKIPGVPADPAAAKARVDRLRALIPEHVTIGVSGDAFGATGLNAGCDAWYSVIGGLFPKTTLAITRAAQAGNAAEATRLSERLKPLWTLFAQYGGSLRVVAAAAELEGLVKHPCLPLPLKAANDLARRQIVDLIKELELS, from the coding sequence ATGTTCACCGGCCTTAGCGCGTTCCCCTTGACCCCCATGAACGAAGACGGCATCGATGAGGCCGGATTCATCACCTTGGTTGAGCGTCTTGCCGCCGCCGGGGTGGATTCGATTGGCGCGCTCGGTTCCACCGGCAGCTATGCATATTTGAGCCGCGCCGAGCGTGCCAGGGTGGCGCAGCTTGCGGTGGCGCATGCGGGGCAAACTCCCGTCATGGTGGGTATCGGTTCATTGCGAACCCGCGACGTGCTGAACCTGACGGAAGACGCACAGAAAGCAGGGGTGTCCGGTGTGCTGCTTGCCCCAGTGTCTTATCAGAAGCTGTCTGCTGACGAAGTGTTCGGTCTGTTCGAGACCGTCAGCCGCAATCTGTCTGTGCCGCTGTGCGTGTATGACAACCCGGGCACCACGCATTTCGAATTCACCGACGAACTGCACGGCCGCATTGCGCAGTTGCCGAACGTGGCGTCGATCAAGATCCCTGGCGTACCTGCCGACCCGGCTGCGGCCAAGGCCCGTGTGGACCGGCTGCGCGCCCTGATCCCTGAGCACGTCACCATCGGCGTCAGTGGCGATGCCTTTGGTGCCACTGGGCTGAATGCCGGTTGCGATGCCTGGTACTCGGTGATTGGCGGGCTGTTCCCGAAAACCACGCTGGCCATCACACGTGCGGCACAGGCCGGCAATGCAGCCGAAGCCACACGGCTGTCCGAGCGTTTGAAGCCGCTGTGGACGCTGTTTGCGCAGTACGGCGGTAGCCTGCGTGTGGTCGCAGCCGCCGCCGAACTGGAAGGCCTGGTCAAGCATCCTTGCCTGCCGCTGCCGCTGAAAGCCGCCAATGACTTGGCAAGACGCCAGATCGTTGACCTGATCAAGGAGCTTGAACTGTCCTGA
- the ptsJ gene encoding transcriptional regulator PtsJ, translating into MKITGKTALEISDGIRAMVQNGKLKPGDALPPVRDLADTLSVNRNTVAAAYQRLAKAGLALTQGRLGTTICAPPQAGEQEGLSIGTALIDLADGNPDPQWLPNPAELLAGKLAGAFAQQLAGPFLYGDDTILPSLREHAQAWFASDCPAGWTLELTHGAVDAIERLAAAHLVPGDKVAVEDPCFLGSINALRLAGMQTVGVGIDEAGMRPEALAAALDKGARAVLLTPRAHNPTGWGLTPQRAEALKRVLAAHPGVLVIVDDHFALLAETVYCSVIPASTSRWALVRSVSKGLGPDMRLAFVACDIETATRLRTRLAPGMCWVSHILQAIVGVCLGSPDVRRQVDQARDQYASRRQELHAALLAQGIDVPTPTGGFNLWVPVARDPKDVAYALAKKGWLVRVGSAFDVQGQSQAIRVTVSKLQDGQAQRFARDLKMCLG; encoded by the coding sequence TTGAAGATCACCGGAAAAACGGCGCTGGAGATTTCCGATGGCATTCGCGCCATGGTGCAGAACGGCAAGCTCAAGCCTGGGGACGCCCTGCCCCCGGTGCGCGACTTGGCCGACACCTTGTCGGTGAATCGCAACACGGTGGCAGCGGCTTATCAACGATTGGCCAAGGCCGGCCTTGCGCTCACCCAGGGGCGGCTGGGCACGACCATTTGCGCGCCACCGCAGGCGGGCGAACAGGAAGGCTTGAGCATCGGCACGGCCTTGATCGACTTGGCCGATGGCAATCCCGATCCGCAATGGCTGCCCAACCCCGCCGAGCTGCTCGCAGGCAAACTGGCCGGTGCCTTCGCCCAGCAGCTTGCCGGGCCGTTCCTGTACGGCGACGACACCATCCTGCCCAGCTTGCGTGAGCACGCCCAGGCCTGGTTTGCATCAGACTGCCCTGCTGGCTGGACCTTGGAGCTGACCCACGGCGCGGTGGACGCCATCGAACGCCTGGCTGCCGCGCACCTGGTGCCGGGAGACAAGGTGGCGGTGGAAGATCCGTGTTTTCTGGGTTCGATCAACGCCTTGCGTCTGGCCGGTATGCAGACTGTGGGCGTGGGTATCGATGAAGCCGGCATGCGGCCCGAGGCGCTTGCCGCGGCATTGGACAAAGGCGCGCGCGCAGTGCTGCTGACGCCCCGTGCCCACAACCCCACCGGCTGGGGTCTGACCCCGCAACGGGCCGAGGCATTGAAGCGGGTATTGGCAGCCCACCCTGGGGTGCTGGTCATCGTGGATGACCACTTCGCGCTGCTGGCAGAAACCGTTTATTGCTCGGTGATTCCGGCATCCACCAGCCGATGGGCGCTGGTGCGCTCAGTGTCGAAGGGCTTGGGGCCAGACATGCGCCTGGCATTCGTCGCCTGCGACATCGAAACGGCAACCCGCTTGCGTACGCGCCTGGCTCCGGGCATGTGCTGGGTCAGCCATATTCTGCAAGCCATCGTTGGCGTCTGCCTGGGTTCGCCTGATGTGCGTCGGCAGGTTGATCAGGCGCGCGATCAATACGCGTCCCGTCGCCAGGAATTGCACGCCGCATTGCTGGCACAAGGCATTGACGTGCCGACCCCCACGGGCGGGTTCAACCTATGGGTGCCAGTGGCCCGCGATCCTAAGGATGTTGCCTACGCACTGGCCAAAAAAGGCTGGCTGGTCCGGGTGGGAAGCGCGTTTGATGTGCAGGGCCAGTCGCAGGCGATCCGTGTCACGGTGTCCAAGTTGCAGGACGGACAGGCGCAGCGTTTTGCTCGTGATCTGAAGATGTGTCTGGGGTGA
- a CDS encoding ABC transporter substrate-binding protein, with translation MTHSSSGPLLARLSTRLLSAPLLSALLVASAFALPMQARAQTTEPIRIGVLTDLSGMNADLSGAGAVDAARMAVEDFGPTLLGRKLEVISGDHQNKADVGSAMARTWIDQQQVKAIVDVPTSSVALAVQEVTRNANIAFLASTAGSSELTGKACSPTTAQWTYDTYALANGTGRALTESGVKRWYFLTADYAFGNALQADTENAVKKAGGQVMGASRHPRAASDFSSFLLQAQSSKAEIIALANSSGDTTMAIKQANEFGLIAGGQKLAGMLMFLTDIDGVGLEQAQGLILTTGFYWDMDERTRTWSKRYAARNRDRMPTMAQAGVYSAVMNFLQAAKTSGKLEGDAVMKQLRSGKIDDMFARNAYLREDGRLVHDMYLVQVKKPSESKARWDYYTILKTIPGDEAFRPLAEGGCPLVSAK, from the coding sequence ATGACCCACTCATCGTCCGGCCCGTTACTCGCTCGTTTATCTACCCGCTTGTTGTCCGCGCCTCTGCTATCTGCATTGTTGGTTGCCAGTGCGTTTGCATTGCCGATGCAAGCCCGGGCTCAAACCACCGAGCCGATCCGCATCGGTGTGCTGACCGATTTGTCCGGCATGAACGCCGACTTGTCTGGCGCAGGCGCGGTCGACGCGGCCCGCATGGCAGTGGAAGATTTTGGGCCGACCTTGTTGGGCCGCAAACTGGAAGTGATCTCTGGTGACCACCAGAACAAGGCCGACGTGGGGTCTGCGATGGCGCGTACCTGGATCGATCAGCAACAGGTCAAGGCGATTGTCGACGTGCCGACCTCGTCCGTGGCCCTGGCCGTGCAGGAAGTCACACGCAACGCGAACATCGCGTTTCTGGCCTCTACCGCAGGCAGTTCGGAACTGACCGGCAAGGCTTGCTCGCCGACGACAGCGCAATGGACCTACGACACCTACGCATTGGCCAATGGCACTGGGCGTGCACTGACCGAATCGGGCGTGAAACGCTGGTATTTTCTGACCGCCGATTACGCGTTCGGCAACGCGTTGCAAGCCGACACCGAAAACGCTGTGAAAAAGGCAGGCGGGCAGGTGATGGGCGCGTCCCGCCACCCACGTGCGGCCAGCGATTTTTCATCCTTCCTGTTGCAAGCCCAGTCGTCAAAGGCCGAGATCATTGCGCTGGCCAATTCGTCTGGCGACACCACCATGGCGATCAAGCAGGCCAACGAATTCGGCCTGATCGCGGGCGGCCAGAAGCTGGCTGGCATGTTGATGTTCCTGACCGATATCGACGGTGTCGGCCTGGAGCAAGCCCAAGGCTTGATCTTGACCACCGGTTTCTACTGGGACATGGACGAACGCACGCGCACCTGGTCCAAGCGTTACGCGGCACGCAATCGCGACCGTATGCCGACCATGGCGCAGGCAGGCGTCTATTCCGCAGTCATGAACTTCCTGCAGGCGGCCAAGACCAGTGGCAAGCTGGAAGGCGACGCGGTGATGAAGCAACTGCGCAGCGGCAAGATCGACGACATGTTCGCGCGTAACGCCTATCTGCGTGAAGACGGGCGTCTGGTGCACGACATGTATTTGGTGCAAGTGAAGAAGCCGTCGGAATCGAAAGCGCGCTGGGATTACTACACGATTCTGAAGACGATTCCGGGCGATGAGGCATTCCGTCCGCTGGCGGAAGGGGGATGCCCGCTGGTGTCGGCGAAGTAA
- a CDS encoding enoyl-CoA hydratase/isomerase family protein, translating into MVTIERHGMIAVVRYVRGAKANALSLAAANALLNAARELADDKTLRAVVLAGSPKVFSAGIDLSDSGWWGADDPLATQQALARGELMCRAWAELPMLTIAAIEGAAVGGGAVLANCCDLRVMGDGAFVAFPEVRLGVPLAWGGLPRLVALLGPARAKRLLFSDLRLDGASAMEWGLADALAPAGQAVDVALGLAREASECPPISLRLTKRAIDAQAYPTAPAHAQGDQFLLCHLLAQRAKIVGAVEAG; encoded by the coding sequence ATGGTGACGATCGAACGCCACGGAATGATTGCCGTGGTTCGTTATGTACGCGGAGCCAAGGCCAACGCCTTGAGCCTGGCTGCGGCAAATGCCTTGCTGAATGCCGCTCGTGAATTGGCAGACGACAAGACGCTTCGGGCGGTGGTCCTTGCAGGCAGCCCGAAGGTTTTCAGTGCTGGTATTGATCTGTCTGACTCGGGTTGGTGGGGCGCGGATGACCCGCTTGCTACCCAGCAGGCCCTGGCCCGAGGCGAGCTGATGTGCCGCGCCTGGGCAGAATTGCCCATGCTGACCATCGCCGCCATCGAAGGTGCGGCGGTAGGTGGCGGGGCCGTGTTGGCGAACTGCTGCGACCTGCGCGTAATGGGCGATGGCGCATTTGTGGCGTTTCCAGAAGTCAGGTTGGGCGTGCCGTTGGCGTGGGGCGGATTGCCGCGTTTGGTGGCGCTGCTTGGCCCGGCTCGTGCCAAGCGCCTGCTGTTCAGCGACCTGCGCCTGGACGGTGCGAGTGCAATGGAGTGGGGCCTGGCCGATGCACTGGCTCCCGCTGGTCAGGCAGTCGATGTTGCGCTTGGCCTGGCGCGCGAAGCGTCCGAATGCCCACCGATTTCATTACGGCTGACCAAACGCGCAATTGACGCGCAGGCCTATCCAACCGCACCAGCCCATGCGCAGGGTGACCAATTTCTGCTTTGTCATCTGTTGGCCCAGCGAGCAAAGATCGTGGGTGCAGTCGAGGCCGGTTGA
- a CDS encoding carboxymuconolactone decarboxylase family protein: MSRDRLPPIPPEDWNEDQRRYAQEIIDGPRGAVISPFVPLMRSPELMAHAQRMGEYLRYRSVLGLRLSELAILVTARQWSQQVEWAIHAPIAMREGVSADTVEAIAQGRRPANMPEDEALVHDFSIELHRNRGVSDPTWAATVAAFGEAGAMDLVGVNGYYAMLSMVMNSARTELPASTAARLPDLSA, translated from the coding sequence ATGAGCCGCGACCGCCTTCCGCCCATCCCGCCTGAAGACTGGAACGAGGACCAACGCCGTTACGCCCAGGAAATCATCGACGGCCCGCGCGGCGCGGTGATCTCGCCTTTCGTGCCCCTGATGCGCAGCCCCGAACTGATGGCGCACGCGCAGCGCATGGGCGAGTACCTGCGCTATCGCAGCGTGCTGGGTTTGCGCCTATCGGAACTGGCCATTCTGGTCACAGCCCGGCAATGGTCACAGCAGGTCGAATGGGCCATCCACGCGCCTATTGCCATGCGCGAAGGGGTGTCGGCCGACACCGTGGAAGCGATCGCGCAAGGCCGCCGGCCTGCCAACATGCCGGAAGACGAAGCCTTGGTGCATGACTTCAGCATCGAACTGCACCGCAATCGCGGGGTGTCAGACCCGACCTGGGCGGCCACGGTCGCAGCGTTTGGTGAAGCTGGTGCCATGGACTTGGTGGGCGTCAATGGCTACTACGCGATGTTGTCGATGGTGATGAACAGCGCCAGAACCGAGCTGCCAGCATCGACGGCGGCGCGGTTGCCGGACTTGTCGGCGTAA
- a CDS encoding SCP2 sterol-binding domain-containing protein, whose protein sequence is MSTPKDIFETRIANKTANADLQKKINAVFRFDLSGPQGGTWIVDFKPGTAGVRQAPEQAQCTVGLTDTDFLAMLDGQMDPTRAFMSGKIKVTGEMMLAMKLGQLFQ, encoded by the coding sequence ATGAGCACGCCCAAAGACATCTTCGAAACCCGCATCGCCAACAAGACCGCCAACGCCGATCTGCAAAAGAAAATCAATGCGGTCTTTCGTTTCGATCTGTCTGGCCCCCAGGGCGGTACGTGGATTGTCGACTTCAAACCGGGAACGGCGGGTGTGCGCCAGGCCCCCGAGCAAGCGCAGTGCACGGTCGGCCTGACCGACACCGACTTCCTGGCCATGCTTGACGGTCAGATGGACCCGACCCGGGCCTTCATGAGCGGCAAGATCAAGGTCACGGGCGAGATGATGCTGGCCATGAAACTGGGCCAGCTCTTCCAGTAA
- a CDS encoding FecR family protein → MSMYDGRSSASDPAQPSNARALEDALAPFEEGLRLQLRSADDILRDAAARKQMAKRSKTVLPVLALGALCAGLVWLDPAYQTETVSTAIGQRATVHLHDGSILTLNTGSQVTVAMHLRSRRMTLVHGEALFDVAHAPIRALERPFKVTANRTMVHDIGTVFNVRTRDTGVDVSVLHGRVRVEAEDGMSRELNAGQAAATRDGHLSSADVRSDAADWRDGRLVLNGTPLRDVVEEIQRYRQTPVILQEGSIGDIRVSGQFELSRLDQLIDLLPSLTPVEVQRRPDGSVRIDARPVRR, encoded by the coding sequence ATGTCAATGTACGACGGGCGCTCATCCGCCAGCGACCCAGCCCAGCCTTCCAACGCCCGTGCTCTGGAAGACGCGCTGGCCCCGTTCGAGGAAGGCTTGCGGCTGCAATTGCGCAGCGCCGACGACATCTTGCGCGACGCCGCCGCGCGCAAACAGATGGCCAAACGCAGCAAAACGGTTCTGCCTGTTCTGGCATTGGGAGCCTTGTGCGCCGGCCTGGTATGGTTGGACCCGGCCTACCAGACCGAAACCGTTTCAACCGCCATTGGCCAGCGCGCCACCGTGCATTTGCATGATGGCAGTATCTTGACGCTGAACACCGGATCACAAGTGACGGTAGCCATGCACCTGCGCTCGCGCCGCATGACCTTGGTACACGGCGAAGCGCTGTTCGACGTTGCCCACGCACCAATACGCGCGCTGGAACGTCCGTTCAAGGTGACGGCAAACAGAACGATGGTTCACGATATCGGTACCGTCTTCAACGTGCGCACCCGAGACACCGGGGTAGACGTAAGCGTTTTGCATGGCCGCGTGCGGGTAGAGGCAGAAGACGGCATGAGCCGCGAGCTGAATGCAGGCCAAGCTGCAGCAACACGCGATGGCCACCTGTCCAGCGCCGATGTGCGAAGCGATGCTGCTGACTGGCGCGACGGCCGGCTGGTGCTGAATGGCACCCCGTTGCGCGATGTCGTTGAAGAGATCCAACGCTATCGCCAGACGCCCGTCATCTTGCAGGAAGGCAGCATCGGCGATATTCGCGTGTCCGGCCAGTTCGAACTGTCACGCCTGGATCAGCTTATCGATTTGCTGCCAAGCCTGACGCCGGTCGAGGTGCAGCGCCGCCCGGATGGTTCCGTGCGGATTGATGCAAGGCCGGTGCGTCGCTGA
- a CDS encoding TonB-dependent receptor: MIHARQAPRPTRRSRAKWTALFAAMMVAANALAQSPALSLDMPAQPLDRALQTLARQAGVQIVFVTELTAQRQAPALKGTLTVREALERLTANTGLVVRAQSGDTYTLDRPQVGARATLPTVTVTASPDTLPRAYAGGQVATGGRLGLLGNVDAMETPFNVTSYTSELIENTQSMSLKDVLDNDPSVRASSPRGAETDSLMIRGFEFTGREAIVNGMYGMADNRGTMIEAAERIEIHKGPSAMLNGVSPWGSSPGGSINYVLKRAEDTPLTRLTTSYASGGQLGAHADLGRRFGENKEFGVRLNAVHRDGDLGVDHTNNKESMAALALDYRGDKLRLFGDFGYQDRMLRGGWSSTRIGSTVRIPDAPEATINSKQPWEFFDGQNRYAMIRAEYDLTPNWTAGAAFGDNTSDEQYLLTIDSINNVNGNKSGTPYFIPAQSKNTTKEISLKGKFDTGFVSHNLSVIASKNEASRGQLTYDVPGYGNNSLPSNIYRPSYFPAPNISGLNSSAVRMTSRYDYSGIAVADIMKLLDDRLVIMAGARQQKLGFTNYNYNTGAATSGYTKDRISPSVGLVYKLLPGLSVYGSYIESLNPGGTVSTFYANSGQILPPYVTKQKEAGVKYDFGSVTTTASLFDVSVPSSLEVASITSGGRPTLAQDGEERHRGLEFNVFGEPVRGWRVLGGFMLLDAEMTKTQGGINDGKRARGAPRANINIGTEWDVPGVAGLTLTGRALHTTREYIDLTNTNARSIPAWTRYDVGARYATKAFNTPMMLRLQIDNVFDRNYWAAASRGVLTMGSPRTIRLSATFDF; encoded by the coding sequence GTGATCCACGCCAGACAAGCCCCCCGCCCCACACGACGCAGCCGCGCCAAGTGGACTGCGCTTTTCGCCGCCATGATGGTTGCGGCCAATGCCTTGGCACAAAGCCCTGCCTTATCTTTGGACATGCCGGCGCAGCCCTTGGACCGCGCATTGCAGACCTTGGCACGCCAGGCCGGTGTGCAGATCGTGTTCGTGACGGAACTGACTGCGCAGCGTCAGGCTCCTGCCCTGAAGGGCACGCTCACAGTCCGCGAAGCGTTGGAGCGCCTGACCGCAAACACCGGGCTGGTGGTGCGCGCGCAAAGCGGCGACACCTATACCCTGGATCGCCCGCAAGTGGGTGCACGGGCTACCCTGCCCACGGTGACCGTGACCGCCAGCCCTGACACGCTGCCGCGCGCCTATGCCGGTGGCCAGGTGGCGACGGGCGGGCGGCTGGGGTTGCTGGGCAATGTCGATGCGATGGAAACGCCGTTCAACGTCACCAGCTACACCAGCGAGCTGATTGAAAACACCCAGTCGATGTCGCTGAAGGATGTGTTGGACAACGATCCATCGGTACGTGCCAGCTCGCCACGCGGGGCAGAAACCGATTCGCTGATGATTCGTGGTTTCGAATTTACGGGCCGCGAAGCCATCGTCAATGGCATGTACGGCATGGCCGACAATCGCGGCACCATGATCGAAGCAGCGGAACGCATCGAAATCCACAAGGGGCCGAGTGCGATGCTCAATGGCGTCAGCCCCTGGGGTTCTTCGCCGGGCGGGTCGATCAACTATGTGCTCAAGCGCGCTGAGGATACGCCGCTGACCCGCCTGACCACCAGCTACGCCAGCGGCGGGCAACTGGGCGCACATGCCGACCTGGGACGGCGCTTCGGTGAGAACAAGGAATTCGGCGTGCGCCTGAATGCCGTGCACCGCGATGGCGACTTGGGTGTGGACCACACCAACAACAAGGAATCGATGGCGGCACTGGCGCTGGATTATCGCGGCGACAAGCTGCGCCTGTTCGGTGACTTTGGCTATCAGGACCGCATGTTGCGTGGCGGCTGGAGCAGCACCCGTATCGGGTCAACCGTGCGCATTCCCGATGCCCCGGAAGCCACGATCAATTCCAAGCAACCGTGGGAATTCTTCGACGGCCAGAATCGCTACGCGATGATCCGTGCGGAATACGACCTGACGCCTAATTGGACGGCGGGCGCGGCGTTCGGTGACAACACGTCTGACGAGCAGTACCTGCTGACCATCGACAGCATCAATAACGTCAATGGCAACAAGTCTGGCACGCCCTATTTCATTCCGGCGCAAAGCAAGAACACCACCAAGGAAATCTCGCTCAAGGGCAAGTTCGACACGGGTTTCGTGTCGCACAATCTGTCGGTGATCGCCTCGAAAAACGAGGCTTCGCGCGGCCAGCTTACGTATGACGTGCCGGGCTACGGCAACAATTCCCTGCCCAGCAATATCTACCGCCCCAGCTATTTCCCGGCTCCGAATATCAGCGGGCTCAACAGTTCGGCCGTGCGCATGACTTCGCGCTACGACTATTCCGGCATTGCGGTTGCCGACATCATGAAGCTGCTGGACGACAGACTGGTAATCATGGCTGGGGCACGCCAGCAGAAGCTGGGCTTCACCAACTACAACTACAACACCGGTGCCGCGACCTCTGGCTACACCAAGGATCGCATTTCGCCCTCGGTTGGCCTGGTCTACAAGCTGTTGCCCGGCTTGTCGGTATACGGCAGCTACATCGAGTCGCTGAATCCGGGCGGCACCGTCAGTACCTTCTACGCAAACAGCGGGCAGATTTTGCCGCCTTACGTCACCAAGCAAAAAGAAGCCGGCGTGAAGTATGACTTCGGGTCGGTCACCACCACGGCGAGCCTTTTCGATGTCAGCGTGCCCAGCTCGCTTGAAGTTGCCAGCATTACCTCGGGCGGCCGACCGACCCTGGCGCAAGATGGTGAAGAGCGCCATCGCGGCCTGGAATTCAACGTGTTTGGCGAACCGGTGCGCGGCTGGCGTGTGTTGGGTGGTTTCATGCTGCTGGACGCAGAAATGACCAAGACACAAGGCGGCATCAACGACGGCAAGCGGGCGCGCGGCGCGCCACGGGCCAACATCAATATCGGTACGGAATGGGACGTGCCTGGCGTAGCCGGCCTGACGCTGACGGGTCGGGCCCTGCACACCACGCGGGAATATATCGACCTGACCAACACGAATGCCCGCAGCATTCCTGCCTGGACTCGTTACGACGTGGGCGCGCGTTACGCCACCAAGGCATTCAACACGCCGATGATGCTGCGCTTGCAGATCGATAACGTGTTCGACCGAAACTACTGGGCGGCGGCGTCTCGTGGTGTACTGACCATGGGGTCACCGCGCACCATTCGTTTGTCGGCCACCTTCGATTTTTGA
- a CDS encoding YggS family pyridoxal phosphate-dependent enzyme yields MLGQQTDSAFPSASTREDFVRNLAAVRARIAAACARVGRAPDEVRLLPVSKTVDEARIRLAYDAGCRELGENKVQEAMQKWEAMSDLDGVRWSVIGHLQTNKARHVARFASEFQALDSLHVAEALDRRLQHEGRSLDVFVQINTSGEASKYGLAPEQAAAFIQALPAYTSLRVRGLMTLAALSADQSRVRDCFVLLRSLRAQLQQDAPHGVDLHELSMGMSGDFEVAIEEGATVVRVGQAIFGARNTPDKFYWPDASPSSDETV; encoded by the coding sequence ATGCTTGGCCAACAGACCGATTCGGCGTTCCCCAGTGCAAGCACCCGCGAGGACTTCGTGCGCAACCTGGCGGCGGTGCGTGCCCGTATCGCGGCAGCCTGTGCCCGTGTGGGCCGTGCGCCTGACGAGGTGCGGCTGTTGCCAGTCAGCAAAACCGTGGATGAGGCCCGCATTCGTCTGGCTTACGACGCGGGTTGCCGGGAACTGGGCGAGAACAAGGTTCAGGAAGCCATGCAGAAGTGGGAAGCCATGTCGGATCTTGATGGCGTGCGCTGGTCGGTGATCGGTCATTTGCAGACCAACAAGGCCCGGCACGTGGCGCGTTTCGCATCCGAATTTCAGGCGCTGGACAGCCTGCACGTCGCCGAAGCGCTTGACCGCCGCTTGCAGCACGAGGGCCGTTCGCTGGATGTCTTCGTGCAGATCAATACCTCGGGCGAAGCCAGCAAATACGGGCTGGCACCCGAGCAGGCAGCGGCCTTTATTCAGGCCTTGCCTGCCTACACCAGCCTGCGTGTGCGGGGCCTGATGACCCTGGCCGCCTTGTCTGCGGATCAGTCGCGGGTGCGAGACTGCTTTGTGTTGTTGCGGTCTTTGCGTGCGCAGCTGCAACAGGACGCCCCGCATGGGGTTGATTTACATGAACTGTCGATGGGCATGTCCGGCGACTTTGAAGTTGCCATTGAAGAGGGTGCGACCGTGGTTCGGGTCGGACAGGCCATCTTTGGTGCACGCAACACGCCGGACAAGTTTTACTGGCCGGATGCTTCGCCGTCTTCAGACGAGACGGTCTGA
- a CDS encoding RNA polymerase sigma factor, with amino-acid sequence MSSSPTQDSALVATLSSRYGELVEHLRGRFGDKAFAREVVHDVCIRVLEKPPTEPVRTPMAFLRHVAMHLAIDRRRAQRTQAEVLEFQDDPRDVGGAASYSVPELAVAFRQRETALLHAVRGLPPRSQDVFILTQLYHMPQSAVAEQLGISRGMVARHLARAYEDLAPILHEGQ; translated from the coding sequence GTGTCCAGCAGCCCGACGCAAGATTCGGCACTGGTTGCCACGCTTTCCTCCCGATACGGCGAACTGGTCGAGCATTTGCGCGGGCGCTTCGGTGACAAGGCTTTTGCACGTGAAGTGGTCCACGACGTCTGCATACGGGTGCTGGAAAAACCGCCCACCGAGCCGGTCCGTACGCCAATGGCATTTCTACGCCACGTTGCCATGCACCTGGCCATCGATCGCCGCCGTGCTCAGCGCACGCAAGCGGAAGTGCTGGAATTTCAAGACGATCCGCGTGATGTGGGCGGCGCAGCCAGCTATTCGGTGCCTGAGCTGGCTGTGGCGTTTCGCCAGCGGGAAACTGCGCTGCTGCACGCAGTACGCGGGCTTCCGCCACGCAGCCAAGACGTTTTCATCCTGACCCAGCTCTATCACATGCCTCAATCGGCAGTTGCCGAACAGCTTGGCATCTCTCGCGGCATGGTCGCCCGCCACTTGGCGCGTGCCTACGAAGACCTGGCACCCATCCTGCACGAAGGCCAGTAA